One Helianthus annuus cultivar XRQ/B chromosome 12, HanXRQr2.0-SUNRISE, whole genome shotgun sequence genomic region harbors:
- the LOC110894449 gene encoding protein C2-DOMAIN ABA-RELATED 7 — protein MEGVLGLWKLRVKRGINLVARDTKSSDPYLIATLDGQKTKTKVTKDSCNPEWNDELTLTMRDPDAPIHIAVYDKDMFSNDDSMGEAEIDVKPYIECLRTGGLNPNNVPNGTILRCVQPTVHNCLAKESSILLEDGKIVQDMNLKLRGVECGEVVIQLELVLLPGQNLGV, from the exons ATGGAAGGAGTGCTGGGGTTATGGAAGTTGCGAGTGAAGAGAGGGATCAATCTTGTGGCTCGTGACACCAAAAGCAGTGACCCTTATCTTATTGCAACCTTGGATGGCCAG AAAACAAAGACTAAAGTCACCAAGGATAGCTGTAACCCTGAGTGGAATGATGAATTAACTCTTACCATGAGGGACCCGGATGCTCCAATACATATT GCTGTGTACGATAAAGACATGTTTAGTAACGATGATAGCATGGGAGAAGCGGAAATAGATGTAAAGCCATACATAGAATGCCTTAGAACGGGTGGTTTGAACCCGAACAACGTCCCAAATGGTACTATACTCCGCTGTGTTCAACCGACGGTACACAATTGCCTAGCCAAAGAGAGCTCTATCCTTTTAGAGGATGGAAAAATTGTTCAAGACATGAACCTTAAATTGAGAGGCGTTGAATGCGGTGAGGTTGTAATCCAATTAGAGTTGGTTCTTCTTCCCGGTCAAAATTTAGGTGTATAG